The Haloferax sp. Atlit-12N genome contains a region encoding:
- the glmS gene encoding glutamine--fructose-6-phosphate transaminase (isomerizing), whose product MCGITACIGADNSVDSLVDGLQRLEYRGYDSAGIAVKNGSGISLTKRVGEVSELVAAVEQNPIAGDYGIGHTRWATHGGVTDGNAHPHTDESGRIAVVHNGIISNFQSLRSDLESRGHVFSSETDTEVVPHLIEENLRDGATPEEAFRAAVGSLSGSYAIAAIIGDEEAIFATRSGSPLVLGVGDGEYYLASDVPAFIQHTARVVYLHDGDFVVTRSDGYEITDSAGRAVDRPIEHVEWDPETATKGGYEHYMYKEIHEQPGALRRTTQGRLNTHTGGVELEEFPPEAFADVKQVHLLAMGTSHHAGMYAASLLNSRGIPAYAFMAGEYSVIKPPVTPDTLVVAVSQSGETADTLDALRRARAAGARTLAVTNVVGSSITRECDDELLIRAGPEIGVAATKTFSSQVTALTLLTERIVEDVTGAKSPAARDLMEALSRLPGDVQEVLDTSMAREIAIEYEGSDAYFFIGRGVAHPVALEGALKFKEISYEHAEGFAASELKHGPLALVTPLSPVFAIFTGHEDEATLSNVKEVQARGAPVIAITSDRSGEVTEFADHVLRIPDTHPDIAGVLANVQLQLVAYHAADLLERPIDKPRNLAKCVTVE is encoded by the coding sequence ATGTGCGGAATCACCGCCTGCATCGGCGCGGACAACTCCGTTGACTCGCTCGTCGACGGACTCCAGCGGCTGGAGTACCGCGGCTACGACTCGGCCGGCATCGCCGTGAAAAACGGCTCGGGCATCTCGCTGACGAAGCGCGTCGGCGAGGTCTCCGAACTCGTCGCGGCCGTCGAGCAGAACCCCATCGCCGGCGACTACGGCATCGGCCACACCCGCTGGGCGACCCACGGCGGCGTCACCGACGGCAACGCCCACCCCCACACCGACGAGTCGGGCCGCATCGCCGTCGTCCACAACGGCATCATCTCGAACTTCCAGTCGCTCCGTAGCGACCTCGAATCCCGCGGCCACGTCTTCAGCAGCGAGACCGACACCGAAGTCGTCCCGCACCTCATCGAGGAGAACCTCCGCGACGGCGCGACCCCCGAGGAGGCGTTCCGCGCCGCGGTCGGCAGCCTCTCGGGGAGCTACGCCATCGCGGCCATCATCGGCGACGAGGAGGCCATCTTCGCGACCCGCTCCGGGTCACCGCTGGTCCTCGGCGTCGGCGACGGGGAGTACTACCTCGCCAGCGACGTGCCCGCGTTCATCCAGCACACGGCGCGCGTCGTCTACCTCCACGACGGCGACTTCGTCGTCACCCGCTCGGACGGCTACGAAATCACGGACTCGGCCGGCCGCGCGGTCGACCGTCCCATCGAACACGTCGAGTGGGACCCCGAGACGGCGACGAAGGGCGGCTACGAGCACTACATGTACAAGGAGATTCACGAGCAGCCCGGCGCGCTCCGGCGGACCACCCAGGGACGCCTGAACACTCACACCGGCGGCGTCGAACTCGAGGAGTTCCCGCCGGAGGCGTTCGCCGACGTGAAGCAGGTCCACCTCCTCGCGATGGGCACCTCGCACCACGCCGGAATGTACGCAGCGTCGCTGCTCAACTCCCGGGGCATCCCCGCCTACGCGTTCATGGCGGGCGAGTACTCGGTCATCAAGCCGCCGGTGACGCCCGACACGCTCGTCGTCGCGGTCAGCCAGTCGGGAGAGACCGCCGACACCCTCGACGCCCTGCGCCGCGCCCGCGCCGCCGGCGCGCGGACCCTCGCGGTCACGAACGTCGTCGGCTCGTCGATAACCCGCGAGTGCGACGACGAACTGCTCATCCGCGCGGGTCCCGAAATCGGCGTCGCCGCCACCAAGACGTTCTCGTCGCAGGTGACGGCGCTGACGCTCCTCACGGAGCGCATCGTCGAGGACGTGACCGGTGCGAAGTCGCCCGCCGCGCGCGACCTGATGGAGGCTCTCTCGCGGCTCCCGGGCGACGTGCAGGAGGTGCTCGACACCTCGATGGCCCGCGAAATCGCCATCGAGTACGAGGGCAGCGACGCGTACTTCTTCATCGGCCGCGGGGTCGCCCACCCCGTCGCCCTCGAAGGCGCGCTGAAGTTCAAGGAGATATCCTACGAACACGCCGAGGGGTTCGCCGCCTCGGAGCTCAAACACGGTCCGCTGGCGCTCGTCACGCCGCTGTCGCCGGTGTTCGCCATCTTCACCGGCCACGAGGACGAGGCGACGCTGAGCAACGTCAAGGAGGTCCAAGCTCGCGGCGCGCCCGTCATCGCCATCACGAGCGACCGCTCGGGCGAGGTGACCGAGTTCGCCGACCACGTGCTCCGGATTCCGGACACGCACCCCGACATCGCCGGTGTCCTCGCCAACGTCCAGCTCCAGCTCGTCGCGTACCACGCGGCGGACCTGCTCGAACGGCCCATCGACAAGCCGCGTAACCTCGCCAAGTGCGTCACCGTCGAGTGA
- a CDS encoding Rrf2 family transcriptional regulator, with protein MSNSSRFVVATHVLTNLAVRSDERLSSDRLAWSVNTNPVVIRQLLCSLREADLVDSKRGPTGGFTLAREPDAITLRDIYEAVEDAEPFCFHTNEPNDECTVGEHIQPVLGELLEPAIQAMLDELDSVTVAEVHEEIFETADGDPLEV; from the coding sequence ATGTCGAACAGCAGCCGATTCGTCGTCGCGACGCACGTGCTGACTAACTTGGCGGTGCGGAGCGACGAACGGCTGTCTTCCGACCGTCTCGCGTGGAGCGTCAACACGAACCCGGTGGTCATCCGTCAGCTTCTGTGTTCGCTCCGGGAGGCGGACCTCGTCGATTCCAAGCGCGGCCCGACCGGCGGCTTCACGCTGGCCCGCGAGCCGGACGCCATCACGCTTCGCGACATCTACGAGGCGGTGGAGGACGCCGAGCCGTTCTGCTTCCACACGAACGAACCGAACGACGAGTGCACCGTCGGCGAACACATCCAGCCGGTCCTCGGCGAACTGCTCGAACCGGCGATTCAGGCGATGCTCGACGAACTCGACTCGGTTACCGTCGCGGAAGTCCACGAGGAGATTTTCGAGACGGCTGACGGCGACCCGCTCGAAGTGTAG
- a CDS encoding helix-turn-helix domain-containing protein, with product MATDMNLDDAPCPIIDSLKQIGSQWRLIVLHDLQDGEKRFNELKRSTGASSRTLSRVLDDLQEHGFVDRRMEEDAPVATYYSLTDKGVSLCPVFDEIQEWATEWLDAEHEESAEAETVQSTA from the coding sequence ATGGCCACGGATATGAACCTCGACGACGCCCCCTGTCCCATCATCGACTCGCTGAAGCAAATCGGGTCGCAGTGGCGTCTCATCGTCCTCCACGACCTCCAAGACGGTGAAAAGCGGTTCAACGAACTGAAGCGCTCGACCGGCGCGAGTTCGCGGACGCTCTCTCGCGTCCTCGACGACCTGCAGGAACACGGCTTCGTCGACCGCCGGATGGAAGAGGACGCGCCGGTCGCGACGTACTACTCGCTGACCGACAAGGGCGTCTCGCTGTGCCCGGTGTTCGACGAGATACAGGAGTGGGCCACCGAGTGGCTCGACGCCGAGCACGAAGAGTCGGCCGAAGCCGAGACGGTCCAGTCGACGGCCTGA
- a CDS encoding PadR family transcriptional regulator — protein sequence MFELTGFQRDLLYVIAGAERPSGQEIKEMISKDVGEVNHGRLYPNLDALVEQGYVNKGQHDRRTNFYEMSEKGRESIVERRDWEDRHVGFLG from the coding sequence ATGTTCGAATTGACAGGCTTCCAGCGCGACCTGCTGTACGTGATTGCCGGCGCAGAGCGCCCGTCCGGGCAGGAGATTAAAGAGATGATCAGCAAGGACGTCGGGGAGGTGAACCATGGTCGGCTCTACCCGAACCTCGACGCCCTCGTTGAACAGGGGTACGTGAACAAGGGACAGCACGACCGTCGAACGAACTTCTACGAGATGTCCGAGAAGGGCCGCGAGTCCATCGTCGAGCGCCGAGACTGGGAAGACCGTCACGTCGGATTCCTCGGATAG
- a CDS encoding sugar phosphate nucleotidyltransferase yields MNDRITEAVVLAAGEGRRLRPLTTFQPKPMLPVANRPVVEYVLDALFESGIERVVVVVGHRADRIQSHLSATYSDADIEFVHQDSRLGSGHALLLAEGLVSGPFVVCNGDNVVDADIVSAVLERFSTTDSVATVAVAESDTPEEYGVVVEDNGRIADIDEHAVDSEGYLVNAGVYVFDDAVFEALRHIPPHDGETRLPDVIHYLDGNVTSVLVNGGWLDPSHPWGLLSVTETLLARRHDSAVAESARIHEHALVGDHVVVGEDCDVGPGAVISAGSCLQDNVSVGANSVIERSILSTDARVGAGVVLRDSVVGPGATVGDGVVSPGGRADVILEGRLYTDRRLGSIIGDRAEVGANVTLTAGSRVGAEAVVGPGTVLHGDVRERVEVTH; encoded by the coding sequence ATGAACGATCGCATCACCGAAGCGGTCGTCCTCGCGGCCGGCGAGGGGCGACGGCTCCGCCCGCTCACCACTTTCCAACCGAAGCCGATGCTCCCGGTCGCTAACCGGCCGGTCGTCGAGTACGTCCTCGACGCGCTGTTCGAGTCGGGTATCGAGCGCGTCGTCGTCGTCGTCGGCCACCGCGCCGACCGCATCCAGTCGCACCTCTCTGCGACCTACTCCGACGCGGACATCGAGTTCGTCCACCAGGACTCGCGTCTCGGTAGCGGCCACGCGCTCCTCCTCGCCGAGGGTCTCGTCTCCGGTCCCTTCGTCGTCTGCAACGGCGACAACGTCGTCGACGCCGACATCGTCTCGGCGGTGCTCGAACGCTTCTCGACGACCGACTCGGTGGCGACGGTCGCGGTCGCCGAGTCCGACACGCCCGAGGAGTACGGCGTCGTCGTCGAGGACAACGGCCGCATCGCCGACATCGACGAACACGCCGTCGACAGCGAGGGGTACCTCGTCAACGCGGGCGTCTACGTCTTCGACGACGCCGTCTTCGAGGCGCTCCGACACATCCCGCCGCACGACGGAGAGACGCGGCTTCCCGACGTGATTCACTACCTCGACGGGAACGTCACGTCCGTCCTCGTCAATGGCGGCTGGCTCGACCCCTCGCACCCATGGGGACTCCTCTCCGTGACGGAGACGCTCCTCGCGCGCAGACACGACTCCGCAGTCGCCGAGTCGGCGCGGATTCACGAGCACGCGCTCGTCGGCGACCACGTCGTCGTCGGCGAGGACTGCGACGTGGGACCGGGCGCGGTCATCAGCGCCGGCTCGTGCCTCCAAGACAACGTATCGGTCGGCGCGAACAGCGTCATCGAGCGCTCTATCCTCTCGACCGACGCGCGGGTCGGCGCGGGCGTCGTCCTCCGCGACTCCGTCGTCGGCCCCGGCGCGACCGTCGGCGACGGCGTCGTCTCGCCCGGCGGCCGGGCGGACGTCATTCTCGAAGGCCGGCTCTACACCGACCGCCGTCTCGGCAGCATCATCGGCGACCGCGCCGAGGTCGGCGCGAACGTGACGCTCACAGCGGGTAGTCGCGTCGGCGCGGAGGCCGTCGTCGGCCCCGGCACGGTCTTACACGGCGACGTTCGCGAGCGCGTGGAGGTGACCCACTGA
- a CDS encoding transcriptional regulator, whose protein sequence is MTTLSKDELFRILSNSRRRQILYFLHRAGEAISLKQLAAMVAARENGTAVEDVTDEERQRVYISLYQTHLPKLESAGLVDYDDEERSVELVPNVAKRGFFWMQPDARESWSRYYALLGALSWVLILGVWGGLPGFALVSWSAIAVFVSAALLVLVLAQYLSEQREGTSADAFEALVE, encoded by the coding sequence ATGACAACACTATCAAAAGACGAGCTCTTTCGCATCCTCAGTAACTCGCGCCGGAGGCAGATTCTCTACTTCCTTCACCGCGCGGGCGAAGCAATCTCGTTGAAGCAACTCGCGGCGATGGTCGCGGCTCGAGAGAACGGCACGGCGGTCGAGGACGTGACCGACGAAGAGCGACAGCGCGTGTATATCTCGCTGTACCAGACGCACCTCCCGAAGCTCGAGAGCGCCGGGCTGGTCGATTACGACGACGAGGAGCGGTCCGTCGAACTCGTCCCGAACGTCGCCAAGCGGGGGTTCTTCTGGATGCAACCCGACGCGCGCGAGTCGTGGAGTCGGTACTACGCGCTTCTCGGCGCGCTCAGTTGGGTGCTCATACTCGGAGTGTGGGGTGGACTCCCGGGATTCGCGCTCGTCTCGTGGAGCGCAATCGCGGTGTTCGTCTCTGCGGCGCTCCTCGTGCTGGTGCTCGCGCAGTACCTCTCCGAGCAACGCGAGGGTACCTCGGCCGACGCTTTCGAAGCGCTCGTGGAATAA
- a CDS encoding NADPH-dependent F420 reductase gives MDIGILGAGRLGGTLAQLLVESDHEVAIANESGVESLADLSETLGPQLRAVEPTQAIRFGDVVFLAVPFRERESLPDADHFAEKIVVDAMNPYTENFHVIDLGDDTSSELVAAQLPDAKLVKSFNTIHWETLRDLGHPDLPESERLAVFLAGDDSDAKSHVADLIRDIGFGPVDVGGLVPGGELLEPGSALYKREITVEEARETVRTLRSRQN, from the coding sequence ATGGATATTGGGATACTCGGCGCTGGCCGCCTCGGTGGGACGTTGGCCCAACTCCTCGTGGAGTCGGACCACGAGGTGGCGATAGCCAACGAAAGCGGAGTCGAGTCGCTCGCGGACCTTTCCGAAACGCTCGGCCCACAACTTCGTGCGGTGGAACCGACGCAAGCGATTCGGTTCGGCGACGTGGTCTTCCTCGCCGTTCCGTTCCGAGAACGCGAGTCGCTGCCCGACGCGGACCACTTCGCGGAGAAGATAGTGGTCGACGCGATGAACCCCTACACCGAGAACTTCCACGTCATCGACCTCGGCGACGACACCTCCTCGGAACTCGTCGCGGCTCAGCTCCCGGACGCGAAGCTAGTCAAGTCGTTCAACACCATTCACTGGGAGACGCTCCGCGACCTCGGGCATCCCGACCTCCCCGAATCGGAACGTCTCGCGGTCTTCCTCGCCGGTGACGACTCGGACGCCAAGTCGCACGTCGCCGACCTCATCCGCGACATCGGCTTCGGCCCGGTCGACGTCGGCGGTCTCGTCCCGGGCGGCGAACTACTGGAACCCGGCTCGGCGCTCTACAAGCGCGAAATCACGGTCGAAGAGGCGCGTGAGACCGTTCGAACGCTTCGTTCCCGGCAGAACTGA
- a CDS encoding DICT sensory domain-containing protein, with amino-acid sequence MSLSELISGVAASERTLTVFNPTPGVVERLAEHFADRNVSVVSASSDEGPSNYAVLGTGDKFHTAVSVDDLLTRPEDVEPGFERDSYAPVLDHLDETLFTSYDRRQMLNATREIEDRAWRVGAGELHSGFQSGGNLHPQLETYRRLGGRDDLSVHAYIYPNGEVPQADQFQLHLARSDEIRRSWFVAYDGNGVGDYKCALVAEETEPGFGFTGFWTYDPSTVDYIVNHLVSSYSIIESDGSGGDGLGRRQITARLKYGR; translated from the coding sequence ATGTCTCTCAGCGAACTCATCTCCGGCGTCGCCGCCTCGGAGCGAACACTGACGGTGTTCAATCCGACTCCCGGCGTCGTCGAGCGACTCGCCGAGCACTTTGCGGATCGAAACGTCTCGGTGGTGTCTGCGAGTTCCGACGAGGGCCCTTCGAACTACGCGGTGCTGGGGACTGGTGACAAGTTCCATACGGCGGTCTCGGTCGACGACCTCCTCACGCGCCCCGAGGACGTCGAACCGGGGTTCGAACGCGACTCGTACGCGCCGGTTCTCGACCACCTCGACGAGACGCTGTTTACCTCCTACGACCGTCGGCAGATGCTCAACGCCACCCGCGAAATCGAGGACCGCGCGTGGCGCGTCGGCGCGGGCGAACTCCACTCCGGCTTTCAGTCCGGCGGGAACCTCCATCCCCAACTCGAAACGTACCGCCGTCTCGGCGGCCGCGACGACCTGTCGGTCCACGCGTACATCTACCCGAACGGCGAGGTCCCGCAGGCCGACCAGTTCCAACTGCACCTCGCGCGCTCCGACGAGATTCGGCGCTCCTGGTTCGTCGCCTACGACGGCAACGGCGTCGGCGACTACAAGTGCGCGCTCGTCGCCGAGGAGACCGAACCGGGGTTCGGCTTCACCGGCTTCTGGACGTACGACCCCTCGACGGTCGACTACATCGTTAACCACCTCGTCTCGTCGTACTCGATTATCGAATCCGATGGCTCGGGCGGCGACGGGCTCGGCCGTCGTCAGATAACCGCAAGACTGAAATACGGGCGCTAA
- a CDS encoding HalOD1 output domain-containing protein → MMAQTNDWKDSHVTYDEATGSYRVDRDSSELLSTNVVLSIAAIEGVRPTQLPPLAQTIDPDALETVFGRSEDALLSFSYAGYRVTLDALGSIEVVPIGDAQPLQ, encoded by the coding sequence ATGATGGCACAGACGAACGACTGGAAGGACTCGCACGTGACGTACGACGAAGCGACCGGGTCGTACCGCGTCGACCGCGACTCTTCCGAGCTCCTGAGTACGAATGTTGTATTGAGTATTGCGGCAATCGAGGGCGTCCGACCGACGCAGCTCCCGCCGCTCGCACAGACTATCGACCCCGACGCCCTCGAAACGGTCTTCGGCCGTTCTGAGGACGCGCTCCTCTCGTTTTCCTACGCGGGCTACCGCGTGACGCTCGACGCGCTCGGTTCTATCGAAGTGGTCCCCATCGGCGACGCCCAGCCCCTCCAGTGA
- the glmM gene encoding phosphoglucosamine mutase yields MFGTSGIRGPVGRTVTAELALRIGRAVGCDACTVVVGQDARLSGDVLADAVSAGVRECGANVVRLGVASTPTVARAVGWAGADAGIGITASHNPASDNGLKLWTPSGRAFDKAQTRDIVHRLNRDEVSLAPWDELGEEREWPDAAARHVNHLVSSFDDLDDVTVAFDLGNGTGRVSVDALYELGATVNTIDGQQDGRFPARKSEPNAETLTALRRTVPALDADVGLAHDGDADRLVAVDETGAYVPGDALLALFARDAVSPGDAVAVPVDTSLLVQDVVESAGGRVTYTPVGDVHVAEAVAEPGYVFGGEPSGAWIWPDETLAPDGHYAALKLADLVARGAPLSEQVADLGGAGYATRRASLSFDDKHQAMDRIARDIHAAYDEVDTIDGIRVDTDDGWFLVRASGTEPLVRITAEARDEDDADRLFEDVRSLVEGARVVA; encoded by the coding sequence ATGTTCGGAACGAGTGGAATCAGAGGTCCGGTTGGCCGAACCGTGACCGCCGAACTCGCCCTTCGAATCGGCCGCGCGGTCGGCTGCGACGCCTGCACCGTCGTCGTCGGGCAGGACGCCCGCCTCAGCGGAGACGTCCTCGCCGACGCCGTGAGCGCCGGCGTCCGCGAGTGCGGCGCGAACGTGGTCCGACTCGGCGTCGCCTCGACCCCCACGGTCGCCCGCGCGGTCGGCTGGGCCGGCGCGGACGCCGGCATCGGTATCACGGCGTCTCACAACCCCGCGTCAGACAACGGGCTGAAGCTCTGGACGCCGAGCGGGCGGGCCTTCGACAAGGCCCAGACGCGCGACATCGTCCACCGACTCAACCGTGACGAGGTGTCGCTCGCTCCGTGGGACGAACTCGGCGAGGAACGCGAGTGGCCCGACGCCGCGGCTCGCCACGTGAACCACCTCGTCTCGTCGTTCGACGACCTCGACGACGTGACCGTCGCGTTCGACCTCGGCAACGGTACGGGCCGCGTCTCGGTCGACGCGCTCTACGAACTCGGCGCAACGGTCAACACTATCGACGGCCAACAGGACGGTCGGTTCCCCGCCCGAAAGAGCGAGCCGAACGCCGAGACGCTCACCGCGCTCCGCCGGACCGTCCCCGCGCTCGACGCGGACGTGGGACTCGCCCACGACGGCGACGCGGACCGACTCGTCGCGGTTGACGAGACCGGCGCGTACGTCCCCGGCGACGCGCTCCTCGCGCTGTTCGCGCGGGACGCCGTCTCCCCGGGCGACGCCGTCGCCGTCCCCGTCGACACGAGCCTCCTCGTGCAGGACGTGGTCGAATCCGCCGGCGGGCGCGTCACCTACACCCCGGTCGGAGATGTCCACGTCGCCGAGGCGGTCGCCGAACCCGGCTACGTCTTCGGCGGCGAGCCCTCCGGCGCGTGGATTTGGCCCGACGAGACGCTCGCCCCCGACGGCCACTACGCGGCGCTCAAACTCGCCGACCTCGTGGCCCGCGGCGCGCCGCTGTCCGAACAGGTCGCCGACCTCGGCGGGGCTGGGTACGCTACCCGCCGCGCGAGCCTCTCGTTCGACGACAAACACCAGGCGATGGACCGCATCGCCCGCGACATCCACGCGGCGTACGACGAGGTCGACACCATCGACGGTATCCGCGTCGACACCGACGACGGCTGGTTCCTCGTCCGCGCCAGCGGGACTGAACCGCTGGTCCGCATCACCGCGGAAGCCCGCGACGAGGACGACGCCGACCGACTGTTCGAGGACGTTCGCTCGCTCGTCGAGGGCGCGCGCGTCGTCGCCTGA
- a CDS encoding nitrous oxide reductase accessory protein NosL — protein MHNDSPPRDRPNGTLTRRAATKAVSLGALAALAGCLGGGSNAGPTPEPVDLSGGKEDDQGGMVIGLHAGPNGQIFYRDNAPEGHDNPAWFHTLSMGLFPYYFERREQGWEATAVYVTDYSTADYELSTEGGDTFISTHTGADTFGDATEMTYVVESDVLGGMGKDLIPFSSESDADEFVAEHGGETVSFDDVTPEWLSGYMRS, from the coding sequence ATGCACAACGACTCTCCGCCCCGCGACCGCCCGAACGGCACCCTCACGCGCCGCGCCGCGACGAAAGCCGTTTCACTCGGCGCGCTCGCGGCCCTCGCGGGCTGTCTCGGCGGCGGTTCGAACGCGGGGCCGACGCCCGAACCGGTCGACCTCTCGGGCGGGAAGGAAGACGACCAAGGCGGGATGGTCATCGGCCTCCACGCCGGCCCGAACGGACAGATTTTCTACCGCGACAACGCGCCCGAGGGGCACGACAACCCAGCGTGGTTCCACACCCTCAGCATGGGGCTGTTCCCGTACTACTTCGAACGCCGAGAACAGGGCTGGGAGGCGACGGCGGTGTACGTCACGGACTACTCGACGGCCGACTACGAGCTCTCGACCGAGGGCGGCGACACGTTCATCTCGACGCACACCGGCGCGGACACGTTCGGCGATGCCACCGAGATGACGTACGTCGTCGAAAGCGACGTACTCGGAGGCATGGGTAAAGACCTGATTCCCTTTTCGTCGGAGTCCGACGCCGACGAGTTCGTCGCCGAACACGGCGGGGAAACCGTATCGTTCGACGACGTGACGCCCGAGTGGCTCAGCGGCTACATGCGCTCGTAG
- a CDS encoding helix-turn-helix domain-containing protein gives MTRRDLVDDVLSAADDPPGPLTDESDASPATDETDIPPESSDDDLLDALGDEVSRDVLLACNRAPMTAEELAENCEVSESTIYRRLETLSSLGLIERTQRVNAPSKTCYETVVDGLSIHLGDSLRVEAGSSNYVVDAMRTLLAAIDVQQLAYDREQNSVDVRFRLAPHLLDSLVELYVRDTNSREE, from the coding sequence ATGACCCGACGCGACCTCGTGGACGACGTTCTTTCGGCCGCAGACGACCCTCCGGGCCCGCTGACCGACGAGAGCGACGCTTCCCCGGCGACGGACGAGACCGACATCCCTCCCGAGTCGTCCGACGACGACCTCCTCGACGCGCTCGGTGACGAGGTCTCGCGGGACGTGCTGTTGGCGTGCAACCGCGCGCCGATGACCGCGGAGGAACTCGCGGAGAACTGCGAGGTCTCCGAATCGACCATCTACCGCCGCCTCGAGACGCTTTCGAGCCTCGGGCTCATCGAGCGAACGCAGCGAGTCAACGCGCCGAGCAAGACGTGTTACGAGACGGTCGTCGACGGCCTCTCGATTCACCTCGGCGACAGCCTCCGCGTCGAGGCGGGGTCGAGCAACTACGTCGTCGACGCGATGCGCACGCTTCTAGCCGCGATAGACGTCCAACAGCTCGCGTACGACCGCGAGCAGAACAGCGTGGACGTTCGGTTCCGACTGGCACCGCACCTGCTCGATTCGCTGGTGGAACTGTACGTCAGAGACACGAATTCGCGTGAGGAGTAG
- a CDS encoding response regulator, with the protein MDGTEGESPTIRVLYVDDDEGLLALTKRFLESTDDGIEVETTDSPRRGLALLERESFDAVVSDYQMPEMSGLELLSVLRDERGSDIPFVIFTGRSREEVAIEALNLGADSYLQKGGDPTAQYGVLRQTLVRITEHRRAEQRLREREAHLRVTLDSIAEGVVATDASGTVTQLNRTAEEITGYDADVAVGEPLSDVFHLVDAETGERIDPMQRVAEAGGPVELGAGTKLVTSDGDERYIEDSMSPIRTDDGEVEGVVVVFRDVTEAYRERERRERQRRALIDLATDETVIAGSFEDALPRITETMATVLSVERASVWLFDDAETLRCVDQYDQVSGEHTAGATLTASNYPSYFEALAANRSLGVDDVQTEPATAELRNGYLEPKGITSMLDATVRSGGEVVGVVCHEHVGEPRQWRTDELRFAAEVADNVVIALMRATDVGALPANGEEDGAGEANADESADENEE; encoded by the coding sequence ATGGACGGGACCGAGGGGGAATCACCGACGATACGCGTGCTCTACGTCGACGACGACGAGGGGCTGTTGGCGCTGACGAAGCGGTTTCTCGAATCGACGGACGACGGTATCGAGGTCGAGACGACCGACTCGCCGCGGCGGGGGCTGGCGCTCCTCGAGAGGGAGTCGTTCGACGCGGTCGTCTCCGACTACCAGATGCCCGAGATGTCTGGTCTCGAACTCCTGTCGGTGCTCCGCGACGAGCGCGGCTCCGACATTCCCTTCGTCATCTTCACCGGGCGGAGCCGCGAGGAGGTCGCCATCGAGGCGCTGAATCTCGGCGCGGACAGCTACCTCCAGAAGGGCGGCGACCCGACGGCGCAGTACGGTGTCCTCCGGCAGACACTCGTCAGAATCACGGAACACAGGCGCGCGGAGCAGCGGCTCCGAGAGCGCGAGGCGCATCTCCGCGTCACCCTCGACTCCATTGCCGAGGGCGTCGTCGCCACCGACGCCAGTGGGACGGTCACCCAGCTGAACCGAACGGCCGAGGAGATAACCGGCTACGACGCCGACGTCGCCGTGGGCGAGCCGCTTTCTGACGTGTTCCACCTCGTCGACGCGGAGACCGGCGAACGCATCGACCCGATGCAGCGCGTCGCCGAGGCGGGCGGACCGGTCGAGCTCGGCGCGGGAACGAAACTCGTCACGAGCGACGGTGACGAGCGGTACATCGAAGACAGCATGTCGCCCATCAGGACCGACGACGGGGAGGTCGAAGGCGTCGTCGTCGTGTTCCGCGACGTGACCGAGGCGTACCGCGAACGGGAACGGCGAGAGCGCCAACGGCGGGCGCTCATCGACCTCGCGACCGACGAGACGGTCATCGCGGGGTCGTTCGAAGACGCCCTCCCGCGCATCACAGAGACGATGGCGACGGTGTTGAGCGTCGAGCGGGCGAGTGTCTGGCTGTTCGACGACGCCGAGACGCTCCGCTGTGTCGACCAGTACGACCAGGTGTCGGGCGAGCACACGGCCGGGGCGACGCTAACTGCGTCAAACTACCCGTCGTACTTCGAGGCGCTGGCGGCGAATCGGTCGCTCGGCGTCGACGACGTTCAGACCGAACCCGCGACCGCCGAACTGCGGAACGGCTACCTCGAACCGAAGGGCATCACGTCGATGCTCGACGCGACAGTCAGGTCGGGCGGCGAAGTCGTCGGCGTCGTCTGTCACGAACACGTCGGCGAGCCGCGGCAGTGGCGGACCGACGAACTGCGGTTCGCCGCGGAGGTCGCCGACAACGTGGTTATCGCGCTCATGCGGGCGACCGACGTCGGCGCGCTCCCGGCGAACGGCGAGGAGGACGGAGCGGGGGAGGCGAACGCGGACGAGAGCGCTGACGAAAACGAAGAGTGA